From a single Arthrobacter sp. SLBN-112 genomic region:
- a CDS encoding PspA/IM30 family protein: protein MVKQSIFGRIAQLAKANINTLLDNAEDPQKMLDQMVRDYTNNIAEAESAVAQTIGNLRMLEDDYNEDVKNARDWGNKALAASRKADEFRAAGDVADAEKFDNLAKVALQRQMSAENEAKGAEPSIASQREVVDKLKTGLDQMKNKLNQLTSKRNELVARSKTAAAQSQVHDAIKSIDIMDPTSEVGRFEEKIRREEAKVRGQEELAASSLDAQFNQLEDLGEQTEIEARLAALKSGGAKPALGAASASQSESTVEEADFDKL, encoded by the coding sequence ATGGTTAAGCAGTCCATTTTTGGCCGGATCGCGCAGCTGGCAAAGGCGAACATCAATACTTTGCTGGACAACGCCGAGGATCCGCAGAAGATGCTGGACCAGATGGTCCGCGACTACACCAACAACATCGCCGAAGCAGAGTCCGCCGTGGCGCAGACCATCGGCAACCTCCGCATGCTGGAAGACGACTACAACGAGGACGTCAAGAACGCGCGCGACTGGGGAAACAAGGCACTGGCCGCCTCCCGCAAGGCTGACGAGTTCCGCGCGGCCGGCGACGTTGCCGACGCCGAAAAGTTCGACAACCTGGCAAAGGTGGCCCTGCAACGCCAGATGTCGGCCGAGAACGAAGCCAAGGGTGCGGAGCCGAGCATCGCCTCCCAGCGCGAGGTGGTGGACAAGCTGAAGACCGGCCTGGACCAGATGAAGAACAAGCTCAACCAGCTGACCAGCAAGCGCAACGAACTGGTGGCCAGGTCAAAGACGGCAGCGGCGCAGTCCCAGGTGCACGACGCCATCAAGAGCATCGACATCATGGACCCCACCAGCGAAGTTGGCCGCTTCGAGGAAAAGATCCGCCGCGAAGAGGCCAAGGTCCGCGGCCAGGAGGAACTTGCAGCATCCAGCCTGGATGCGCAGTTCAACCAGCTGGAGGACCTGGGCGAGCAGACCGAGATCGAGGCCCGGCTCGCTGCGCTGAAGTCCGGCGGTGCCAAGCCTGCCCTCGGTGCCGCCAGTGCCTCACAGTCCGAGTCGACCGTTGAGGAAGCCGACTTCGACAAGCTCTAA
- a CDS encoding cryptochrome/photolyase family protein, which produces MTSPEETALVWLRDDLRLDDNPALNAAAALGLPLTVVYVLDEESAGIRPLGGATRWWLHHSLAALACALEARGSRLLLRHGPAEQVIKEVAAQNGAAHLFWNRRYGQPERTIDAAVKAWAGEEGLEASSFQANLLFEPWTVKTGSGGPYKVFTPFWRACLAGQDVREPMEPPAVIPEPPQQPGRFQAGDDLDSWRLLPSSPDWSGGLAATWGPGEEGAHHRLEEFLDGPVEEYGTGRNLPGTEGTSRLSPHLRFGEVSPFRVWREIRRRYPQKVPADVGIFRSELGWREFCWQLLYNNPELATRNYRPEFDRFAWQQPGRNELAAWQQGRTGYPLVDAGMRQLWQTGWMHNRVRMAAASFLVKNLLADWRIGEEWFWDTLVDADAASNPANWQWVAGSGADASPYYRIFNPVTQSKKFDAGGRYLREFVPELADLDNKSIHEPWKTGVPDYPEPLVELPESRERALAAYQQLKDG; this is translated from the coding sequence ATGACCTCCCCTGAAGAAACCGCCCTGGTCTGGCTCCGCGACGACCTTCGCCTGGACGACAACCCGGCCCTGAACGCCGCCGCCGCGCTGGGCCTGCCGCTGACGGTGGTCTACGTCCTGGATGAAGAATCTGCAGGGATCAGGCCGCTGGGCGGAGCAACCCGGTGGTGGCTGCACCATTCACTCGCAGCACTGGCCTGCGCCCTCGAGGCCCGCGGCTCGCGTCTGCTCCTTCGCCATGGGCCGGCTGAACAGGTGATCAAGGAAGTGGCGGCGCAGAACGGAGCTGCCCACCTCTTCTGGAACCGGCGCTACGGGCAACCTGAGCGGACCATCGATGCCGCAGTCAAGGCGTGGGCCGGGGAGGAGGGCCTGGAGGCATCAAGCTTTCAGGCAAACCTCCTGTTCGAGCCCTGGACCGTTAAGACCGGCTCCGGAGGCCCCTACAAGGTGTTCACGCCTTTCTGGCGGGCATGCCTTGCCGGCCAGGATGTCAGGGAGCCTATGGAGCCTCCCGCCGTGATCCCGGAGCCTCCACAGCAACCAGGCCGCTTCCAGGCCGGCGACGACCTCGACAGCTGGCGGCTGCTCCCCTCCTCCCCTGACTGGAGCGGCGGACTCGCTGCCACCTGGGGTCCCGGCGAGGAAGGCGCGCATCACCGGCTGGAGGAGTTCCTGGACGGTCCGGTCGAAGAGTACGGAACCGGACGGAACCTTCCCGGCACCGAGGGAACCAGCCGCCTGTCACCCCACCTGCGGTTCGGCGAGGTCAGTCCGTTCCGGGTGTGGCGCGAGATCCGCCGCCGCTATCCTCAAAAGGTTCCTGCCGACGTCGGAATCTTCCGCTCCGAGCTTGGCTGGCGCGAATTCTGCTGGCAGCTGCTGTACAACAACCCGGAACTTGCCACCCGCAACTACCGGCCCGAATTCGACCGGTTCGCCTGGCAGCAGCCGGGCAGGAATGAGCTGGCAGCCTGGCAGCAGGGGCGCACGGGGTATCCCCTGGTGGACGCGGGCATGCGGCAGCTGTGGCAGACCGGCTGGATGCACAACCGCGTACGGATGGCCGCGGCCTCGTTCCTCGTCAAGAATCTCCTGGCTGACTGGCGGATCGGAGAGGAATGGTTCTGGGACACCCTGGTGGATGCCGACGCCGCCAGCAACCCGGCCAACTGGCAGTGGGTGGCCGGCTCGGGCGCTGACGCGTCGCCGTATTACCGGATTTTCAATCCCGTCACCCAAAGCAAAAAATTCGACGCCGGCGGCCGCTACCTGCGCGAGTTCGTCCCGGAGCTCGCGGACCTGGACAACAAATCCATCCACGAGCCCTGGAAGACAGGGGTCCCGGACTATCCCGAACCCCTCGTTGAGCTGCCGGAGTCCCGGGAACGGGCGCTGGCGGCTTACCAGCAGCTCAAGGACGGCTGA